In Populus alba chromosome 1, ASM523922v2, whole genome shotgun sequence, a single window of DNA contains:
- the LOC118036037 gene encoding geraniol 8-hydroxylase: MESLINLVLCVLFTSLLVKILHFIARGSKTESSGKLPPGPAALPIIGSLLDLGDKPHKSLARLAKIHGPLMSLKLGQITTVVVSSSTLAKEVLQKHDVSFSNRTIPDAIRAHKHHEVGLPWVPIAMRWRNLRKVCNSYIFTNQKLDANQDLRRKKIQELVALVQEHCLAGEAMDIGQAAFTTAVNALSNSIFSLNLSDSNSDTASQLKEVVGCIMEEAGKPNLADYFPVLRGVDLQGIKRRMAIHFGKILNIFDGIVNERLQLRKMQGYVPVNDMLDTLLTISEDNNEGIMETSQIKHLFLDLFAAGTDTTSSTLEWAMAELLHNPRTLSKARTELEQTIGKGSLIEESDIVRLPYLQAVIKETFRLHPAVPLLLPRKAGENVEISGYTIPKGAQLFVNAWAIGRDPSLWEDPESFVPERFLGSDIDARGRNFELIPFGAGRRICPGLPLAMRMLHMMLGSLIHSFDWKLENGVTPESMDMEDKCSLTLEKAQSLRAVPIQL; the protein is encoded by the exons ATGGAATCCTTGATAAATCTTGTGCTATGTGTTCTCTTCACATCTCTCTTAGTCAAGATACTTCATTTCATTGCAAGGGGAAGCAAAACTGAGAGTTCGGGAAAGCTTCCTCCAGGTCCAGCCGCTTTACCGATTATAGGCAGCCTCTTGGATCTTGGTGACAAACCTCACAAGTCTCTGGCAAGGCTTGCCAAGATTCATGGTCCCTTGATGAGTTTGAAGTTAGGCCAAATCACCACAGTAGTTGTATCTTCCTCAACCCTGGCAAAAGAAGTCCTCCAAAAGCATGATGTCTCCTTTTCTAACCGAACCATTCCTGATGCAATTCGAGCTCACAAACATCATGAAGTTGGTCTGCCTTGGGTGCCAATAGCCATGCGGTGGAGAAACCTTAGAAAGGTTTGCAACTCCTACATTTTCACAAATCAAAAACTCGACGCTAACCAAGACCTGAGGCGCAAGAAGATTCAAGAGCTGGTTGCTCTTGTTCAAGAGCATTGTCTTGCTGGTGAGGCGATGGATATAGGCCAAGCAGCGTTTACAACCGCAGTAAATGCCTTGTCAAATAGTATTTTTTCCTTGAATCTGTCCGATTCAAATTCTGATACTGCAAGTCAGTTAAAGGAGGTTGTTGGGTGTATCATGGAAGAGGCAGGAAAACCAAACTTAGCAGACTATTTCCCTGTACTTAGAGGGGTTGACCTGCAGGGCATAAAGCGTCGCATGGCAATTCATTTTGGGAAGATACTCAACATCTTTGATGGCATAGTCAATGAACGGttacaattaagaaaaatgCAGGGCTATGTCCCGGTCAATGACATGCTAGATACTCTTCTCACAATCAGCGAAGACAATAACGAGGGCATCATGGAAACTAGTCAGATTAAACATTTGTTCTTG GATTTATTTGCTGCTGGTACAGATACAACTTCTAGTACACTGGAATGGGCTATGGCAGAACTACTCCACAATCCCAGGACATTATCTAAAGCCAGAACAGAGCTTGAGCAGACTATTGGTAAAGGCAGCTTGATTGAGGAATCAGACATTGTCCGGTTGCCTTATCTGCAAGCAGTTATCAAAGAAACCTTCAGATTGCATCCAGCAGTTCCTCTCCTACTCCCTCGGAAAGCTGGAGAGAACGTAGAAATAAGTGGTTACACTATCCCAAAAGGTGCACAATTGTTTGTTAATGCATGGGCCATAGGTAGAGATCCAAGCTTATGGGAGGATCCAGAGTCATTCGTGCCGGAGAGATTCTTGGGGTCAGATATTGATGCCCGTGGCCGGAATTTTGAGCTTATTCCATTTGGTGCTGGACGGCGAATTTGCCCTGGATTGCCTTTGGCAATGAGGATGTTACACATGATGTTGGGTTCACTTATTCACTCTTTTGATTGGAAGCTAGAAAATGGAGTGACACCAGAGAGCATGGACATGGAAGATAAGTGCAGCCTCACCTTAGAGAAGGCTCAATCCCTGCGAGCCGTACCAATACAATTGTAA
- the LOC118036043 gene encoding guard cell S-type anion channel SLAC1 translates to MACTCSKSSYPVSPHNTIHQPCPLAILISVSFTYILKCIFYFEAVKREYFHPVRVNFFFAPWVVCMFLAISVPPLLAPEDLHPARWCAFMGPYFFLELKIYGQWLSCGKRSLCKVANPSSHLSVVANFVGAILASKVGWKEASKFLWAVGFAHYLVVFVTLHQRLPTSEPLAKELHPVSSMFIAAPSPASIAWETIYGDFYGLSRTYVSAFSQGSGFQ, encoded by the exons ATGGCGTGCACTTGCAGCAAGTCCAGCTACCCAGTTTCTCCACATAATACCATTCATCAACCTTGCCCTCTTGCGATCCTAATTTCTGTTTCTTTCACCTACATTCTCAAATGCATATTCTACTTCGAAGCTGTCAAGAGAGAGTACTTTCACCCTGTCCGTGTCAACTTTTTCTTTGCTCCATGGGTTGTGTGCATGTTCCTGGCCATTAGTGTACCCCCTCTGCTAGCACCTGAAGATTTGCATCCTGCCCGTTGGTGCGCCTTCATGGGACCTTACTTCTTCCTTGAGCTCAAGATCTATGGCCAATGGCTATCATGTGGAAAGAGGAGTCTTTGCAAGGTAGCTAATCCATCTTCTCATCTCTCTGTAGTAGCAAATTTTGTTGGGGCAATTTTAGCCTCTAAAGTTGGGTGGAAGGAGGCATCTAAGTTTTTGTGGGCAGTAGGCTTTGCGCATTACCTTGTGGTATTCGTCACATTGCATCAGAGACTGCCAACAAGCGAACCATTGGCTAAGGAGCTCCATCCCGTGTCCTCTATGTTCATTGCAGCCCCATCTCCTGCAAGCATTGCTTGGGAAACTATATATGGTGATTTTTATGGGCTGTCAAGGACGTACGTATCAGCTTTTTCACAGGGTTCGG GTTTTCAGTGA
- the LOC118036040 gene encoding growth-regulating factor 12, whose amino-acid sequence MKSQAPPSKIARLSNSRTGLLNGWNMEGNRRNGRSRSPSIGLGVELGRGGSSQRPITGCKKPYGFTILQLHELELQSLIYKYIQAGFPVPYHLVLPIWKSVTASLGGLSSSLYQLYPNFMGCKCNPIYLEYKNGTEHESGRCRRTDGKKWRCSKEVLPDQKYCDRHIHRGRQRSRKLVEAASHSNTSTNLSISLPGIGSASA is encoded by the exons ATGAAATCTCAAGCCCCACCTTCCAAGATTGCCCGTCTTTCGAACTCTA ggACTGGACTGCTAAACGGTTGGAACATGGAGGGAAATAGGCGCAATGGCAGGTCTCGGTCACCTTCAATTGGGCTAGGAGTTGAGCTTGGACGTGGTGGTTCTAGTCAAAGACCAATAACTGGCTGCAAAAAACCTTACGGGTTCACTATTCTTCAACTGCATGAGCTAGAACTTCAGTCTCTTATCTACAAGTATATCCAAGCTGGATTTCCTGTACCTTACCATCTTGTTTTACCTATATGGAAAAGTGTTACTGCTTCCCTTGGTGGTCTCAGTTCAAGCTTGTACCAGCTCTACCCTAACT TTATGGGGTGTAAGTGTAACCCGATATATTTGGAATATAAGAATGGAACGGAACATGAGTCAGGGAGATGTAGGAGAACGGATGGAAAGAAGTGGAGGTGTAGCAAAGAGGTTCTTCCAGATCAAAAGTACTGTGACAGGCACATACACAGAGGACGCCAGCGTTCAAGAAAGCTTGTGGAAGCTGCTTCTCATAGTAATACCAGCACCAACCTCTCCATTTCCCTCCCTGGAATCGGTAGTGCTAGCGCCTAG